Proteins found in one Campylobacter concisus genomic segment:
- a CDS encoding response regulator transcription factor, with protein MSKILNNLTVLIVENEGDGKKIVQEVMRDKFEKVITAQNGDEGLKKFKKYNPNMVITDVFMPIMNGLDMAKCIKEISKDTPIIVFSTNSEKETLLKAIDVGIDKYVLKPIDLDDFLVTLENVAKNKIETANIIQVTNGYSFNKIKRVLIRDGVEISLTKKELAFISLLIKRLGTLVLHDEIKNVVWVGESVTEAAIRTFVKRVRDKVGSNFIKNVPGLGYKIDRRLS; from the coding sequence ATGAGCAAGATTCTTAATAATCTAACCGTTCTTATCGTTGAGAATGAGGGAGATGGTAAAAAAATAGTACAAGAAGTTATGCGAGATAAATTCGAAAAAGTTATCACTGCTCAAAATGGCGATGAAGGACTTAAGAAATTTAAAAAATATAATCCAAATATGGTTATAACAGACGTTTTTATGCCTATAATGAATGGCCTTGATATGGCTAAATGTATTAAAGAAATTTCAAAAGATACACCTATTATAGTTTTTAGCACAAATAGTGAAAAAGAAACACTTCTAAAAGCGATAGATGTTGGTATTGATAAATACGTTTTAAAGCCGATTGATCTTGATGATTTTTTGGTTACGTTAGAAAATGTTGCTAAAAATAAGATAGAAACAGCAAATATTATTCAGGTTACAAATGGATATAGTTTTAATAAAATAAAACGTGTACTTATCAGAGATGGTGTTGAAATTTCTCTTACAAAAAAAGAACTTGCATTTATATCTTTACTCATAAAAAGACTTGGTACGCTTGTACTTCACGATGAAATAAAAAATGTTGTTTGGGTTGGCGAGAGCGTGACAGAGGCTGCTATTAGGACCTTCGTTAAGCGTGTCAGAGATAAAGTCGGTAGTAATTTTA
- a CDS encoding sulfite exporter TauE/SafE family protein, which translates to MQNINLYMIISVAFLSSFSHCVGMCSGFLSLQTLFFKGKNKIEILMLSTLYSLARIFAYVVLGALFGAFGAVISFNMQARGVIFFIIGLVIAFIGIALLFRGELLKFVENQKALNFVVRIAKTRIQKKNLANFLLLGFLNGFLPCGVVYYFLVLGILSANFIDSAFIMLVFGLCTLPAMLLASFVFGILNEKFKDIMFKISASIMIINGIYLSFLGYRANA; encoded by the coding sequence ATGCAAAATATAAACCTTTACATGATTATCTCGGTTGCATTTTTAAGTAGCTTTAGTCATTGTGTGGGTATGTGCAGCGGTTTTTTGAGCTTGCAGACTCTATTTTTTAAAGGTAAGAATAAAATAGAAATTTTAATGCTAAGCACACTTTATAGTCTAGCTAGAATTTTTGCTTATGTAGTTTTAGGAGCTTTGTTTGGTGCCTTTGGAGCTGTTATTAGCTTTAACATGCAAGCAAGAGGTGTGATATTTTTCATAATTGGCTTAGTGATCGCGTTTATCGGCATTGCCTTACTTTTTAGGGGTGAGCTTTTAAAATTTGTGGAGAATCAAAAGGCGCTTAATTTTGTAGTAAGAATTGCAAAAACGAGGATTCAAAAGAAAAATTTAGCAAATTTTTTATTACTTGGTTTTTTAAATGGCTTTTTGCCTTGTGGTGTGGTTTATTATTTTTTGGTACTTGGGATTTTAAGTGCAAATTTTATTGATTCGGCTTTTATAATGCTTGTATTTGGTCTTTGTACATTGCCAGCTATGCTTTTAGCTAGCTTTGTATTTGGAATTTTAAATGAAAAATTTAAAGACATAATGTTTAAGATTTCGGCTAGCATAATGATAATAAATGGAATTTATCTATCATTTTTAGGATATAGAGCAAATGCCTAA
- the carA gene encoding glutamine-hydrolyzing carbamoyl-phosphate synthase small subunit, with protein sequence MKAYIYIENGVFLEAKAFGAHGECAGELVFNTSMTGYEEIMSDPSYAGQFIVFTMPEIGIVGINEDDMESLRIHASGVIMRSYNEIPSNYRSQKSLGKFFEEQGKFGVYDVDTRYLTKMLRDEGALMAYISTQISDKDELKRRLESSGRIENINYVKTVSAMDEYEHKKGAWDRNLKSYKPLKSIGKKIAVFDFGVKRNILNELCETGLEVIVVPHDTKAEILIEKFKNGEINGVFLSNGPGEPKNLKAEIGEIKKMIEAKIPIFGICLGHQLLSNAFGYETYKLKFGQHGANHPVLNLETKAIEITTQNHNYNVPESIAEIAVVTHRNLFDNTIEGVRYKDYPIFSVQHHPEASGGPSESKYIFKQFLEIL encoded by the coding sequence ATGAAAGCTTACATTTATATTGAAAATGGTGTTTTTTTAGAAGCAAAAGCTTTTGGTGCTCACGGCGAGTGTGCAGGTGAGCTCGTCTTTAATACCTCAATGACTGGCTACGAAGAGATCATGAGCGATCCAAGCTATGCTGGTCAGTTTATCGTCTTTACTATGCCAGAAATAGGCATAGTAGGTATAAACGAAGACGATATGGAGAGTCTTAGAATTCATGCAAGTGGCGTTATAATGAGAAGCTACAATGAAATTCCATCAAACTACCGCTCGCAAAAATCTTTGGGAAAATTTTTTGAAGAGCAAGGTAAATTTGGCGTTTATGACGTTGATACTAGGTATTTAACAAAGATGCTACGTGACGAGGGTGCGCTTATGGCCTATATCTCAACGCAGATAAGTGATAAAGATGAGCTAAAACGCAGGCTTGAAAGTAGCGGGCGTATTGAAAATATAAACTACGTGAAAACAGTTAGCGCGATGGACGAGTATGAGCATAAAAAAGGCGCTTGGGATAGAAATTTAAAGTCATATAAGCCGCTAAAAAGTATTGGTAAAAAGATAGCTGTTTTTGACTTTGGTGTAAAGAGAAATATCCTAAACGAGCTATGTGAAACTGGTCTTGAAGTCATCGTAGTGCCACACGACACTAAGGCTGAAATTTTGATAGAAAAATTTAAAAATGGCGAGATAAATGGGGTGTTTTTATCAAATGGTCCTGGTGAGCCAAAAAATTTAAAGGCTGAAATAGGCGAGATCAAAAAGATGATTGAGGCTAAGATACCTATATTTGGCATTTGCCTTGGACATCAGTTACTCTCAAACGCCTTTGGGTACGAGACATATAAGCTTAAATTTGGTCAGCACGGAGCAAATCACCCAGTGCTAAATTTAGAGACAAAAGCAATTGAGATAACAACACAAAATCACAACTACAACGTGCCAGAGAGCATCGCTGAAATAGCGGTTGTGACTCATAGAAATTTATTTGACAACACAATTGAGGGTGTGAGATACAAAGACTATCCGATCTTTTCAGTTCAGCACCACCCAGAAGCAAGTGGTGGTCCAAGTGAGAGTAAATATATATTTAAGCAGTTTTTAGAAATTTTATAA
- a CDS encoding DUF507 family protein has protein sequence MRLKLPHVPYISHKIAIDLLNCGFVRLNKGIEPIVAKTSEILTVDIQKERALDERVNELLEKNEDEMQTMQIDRKNMFWLVKKKLAGEFDVILTHEDRFSNIAHKVLENIWKSGLVDYNVSENRVKNVIYNSIDEYLKSYEKIEDDVYEMIQNYKHKLIPGTDEYDLVFERLYQDELKKRGML, from the coding sequence ATGCGTTTAAAACTCCCACACGTTCCGTATATTTCACATAAAATAGCAATAGATCTTCTAAATTGTGGTTTCGTAAGACTAAATAAAGGTATTGAGCCAATCGTAGCAAAAACAAGTGAAATTTTAACAGTTGATATTCAAAAAGAAAGAGCTTTAGATGAGCGAGTAAATGAGCTTTTGGAGAAAAATGAAGACGAGATGCAAACTATGCAAATTGACCGCAAAAATATGTTTTGGCTCGTTAAAAAGAAGCTTGCAGGCGAATTTGATGTAATCTTAACCCACGAAGATAGATTTAGCAATATCGCTCACAAAGTGCTTGAAAATATTTGGAAGAGCGGTCTTGTTGATTATAATGTATCTGAAAATCGCGTAAAAAATGTGATTTATAACTCAATAGACGAGTACTTAAAAAGCTATGAGAAGATAGAAGATGATGTTTATGAAATGATACAAAATTATAAACATAAGCTAATCCCAGGAACTGATGAATATGATCTTGTCTTTGAGCGTTTGTATCAAGATGAGCTTAAAAAAAGAGGCATGCTTTAA
- a CDS encoding isoleucyl-tRNA synthetase has protein sequence MKILNAFFAGIIFVLAPIFTLFVGIYNNYFSYYGISEYFNVIFVDNVPFLWLLPVFFIFGYCFFYAPFRKIFRAFYLVLLIVCAFSWYPDFGRTLGENYFMSKSLSLEISSNLENEQKTDGKILYEGRREIYFLRSDNNKVVKISK, from the coding sequence ATGAAAATTTTAAATGCTTTTTTTGCGGGTATTATATTCGTCCTTGCTCCTATTTTTACGCTATTTGTTGGAATTTACAACAACTACTTTTCTTACTATGGTATAAGCGAGTATTTTAATGTTATTTTTGTTGATAACGTACCTTTCTTATGGCTTTTACCTGTATTTTTTATATTTGGATATTGCTTTTTTTACGCGCCATTTAGAAAAATTTTTAGAGCCTTTTATTTAGTTTTGCTGATAGTTTGTGCTTTTAGTTGGTATCCTGACTTTGGACGCACTTTAGGAGAGAATTATTTTATGAGCAAATCGCTATCTTTAGAAATCTCATCAAATTTAGAAAATGAGCAAAAGACTGATGGAAAGATACTTTATGAAGGACGAAGAGAAATTTATTTTTTAAGAAGCGATAATAATAAAGTCGTTAAAATTTCAAAGTAA